The proteins below come from a single Rhizobium sp. BT04 genomic window:
- the upp gene encoding uracil phosphoribosyltransferase — MDGVTVIDHPLVQHKLTIMRRKETSTGSFRRLLREISTLLCYEVTRDLELTMETIETPLQTMESPILEGKKLVFASILRAGNGLLEGMLDLVPSARVSHIGVYRDHETLQPVEYYFKAPEDVAERLIIVVDPMLATGNSSIAAIDKLKERGAHNIRFLCLLAAPEGIRNFRAAHPDVPVFTASIDSHLNEKGYIVPGLGDAGDRMYGTK; from the coding sequence ATGGACGGCGTCACGGTCATCGATCACCCGCTGGTGCAGCACAAACTCACCATCATGCGGCGCAAGGAGACATCGACGGGAAGTTTCCGGCGGCTGCTGCGCGAAATCTCCACCTTGCTCTGTTACGAGGTGACCCGCGATCTCGAACTGACGATGGAAACGATCGAGACGCCGCTACAGACGATGGAATCGCCGATCCTCGAGGGCAAGAAGCTGGTCTTCGCCTCGATCCTGCGCGCCGGCAACGGGCTGCTCGAAGGCATGCTCGATCTCGTACCATCAGCCCGCGTCTCCCATATCGGCGTTTATCGCGACCACGAGACGCTGCAGCCGGTCGAATATTACTTCAAGGCGCCGGAGGATGTGGCCGAGCGCCTGATCATCGTCGTTGACCCGATGCTGGCGACCGGCAATTCGTCGATCGCGGCGATCGACAAGCTCAAGGAACGCGGCGCTCACAATATCCGCTTCCTCTGCCTGCTCGCCGCCCCGGAAGGCATCCGCAACTTCCGCGCCGCCCATCCGGATGTTCCGGTTTTCACCGCATCGATCGACAGCCATCTCAATGAGAAGGGCTATATCGTGCCCGGCCTCGGTGATGCCGGCGACCGCATGTACGGCACCAAATAG
- a CDS encoding adenosine deaminase produces MTSHLKKVELHCHLEGAAPPALTEAQARKYGVDISGELRGGAYVWHDFASFLECYDKVSEVYRTEEDYALLTETYLDELAGINTIYSELIVSPDHGKRIGLGADAYISGVCEGIRRAREKSGIEARLIVTGERHFGPESVIGAAEYAARAGNPLITGFNLAGEERMGRVADYARAFDIARDAGLGLTIHAGEVCGAFSVIDALDAVRPSRIGHGVRAVEDLDLVKRLADLGTVLEVCPGSNIALGVFPDFASHPLRRLKEAGVRVTISSDDPPFFHTSLEREYEPAAGAFGFSDAEIDGMTRTAIEAAFVDEETRKTLLARI; encoded by the coding sequence GTGACATCGCATCTGAAGAAGGTCGAACTGCACTGCCATCTGGAGGGTGCGGCACCTCCCGCTCTGACCGAGGCGCAGGCGCGCAAATACGGCGTCGACATCAGCGGTGAGCTTCGCGGCGGCGCCTATGTCTGGCATGATTTCGCAAGCTTCCTCGAATGTTACGACAAGGTATCCGAGGTCTACCGGACCGAGGAGGACTATGCGCTTCTGACCGAAACCTATCTCGACGAACTCGCCGGCATCAATACGATCTACAGCGAACTGATCGTTTCGCCCGACCACGGCAAACGCATCGGGCTCGGCGCCGACGCCTATATATCAGGCGTCTGCGAGGGCATCCGGCGGGCCAGGGAAAAAAGCGGCATCGAGGCCCGCCTGATCGTCACCGGCGAGCGGCATTTCGGTCCGGAGAGTGTGATCGGCGCCGCCGAATACGCGGCCAGGGCCGGCAATCCCCTGATTACCGGCTTCAACCTTGCCGGCGAGGAGCGCATGGGACGCGTCGCCGACTATGCCCGCGCCTTCGATATCGCCCGCGATGCCGGCCTGGGTCTGACGATCCATGCCGGCGAGGTCTGCGGCGCCTTCAGTGTTATCGATGCGCTCGATGCCGTGCGTCCCTCGCGCATCGGCCATGGCGTGCGCGCCGTCGAGGATCTAGATCTGGTAAAGCGGCTTGCCGACCTCGGCACTGTGCTCGAGGTCTGCCCGGGCTCGAATATCGCGCTCGGGGTCTTTCCCGATTTCGCCTCCCATCCGCTGCGCCGGTTGAAGGAAGCCGGCGTGCGGGTGACGATCAGCTCGGACGATCCGCCTTTCTTTCATACCTCGCTGGAGCGGGAATACGAACCTGCCGCCGGGGCTTTCGGCTTCAGCGACGCCGAGATCGATGGCATGACGCGCACGGCGATCGAGGCGGCCTTCGTCGACGAAGAGACACGCAAGACCCTGCTTGCCCGGATTTAA
- a CDS encoding phosphopentomutase gives MARAFLFVLDSFGVGGAPDAAAYGDEGADTLGHIAEFCAAGAADRAGLRSGPLSLPNLSELGLMQIARSASGRFPAGMPVPEKVYGIYGAATEISRGKDTPSGHWEIAGTPVSFDWGYFPTEGDAFPPELLEALCKEAGVPGILGNCHASGTDIIARLGEEHIRTGKPICYTSSDSVFQVAAHEVHFGLDRLLTFCRLARGMLDRYNIGRVIARPFVGQSASTFQRTGNRRDFSVLPPEPTLLDRLIENGRQVHAVGKIGDIFAHQGISRVIKANGNEALMDATLSTIDEAADGDLVFTNFVDFDMIYGHRRDVPGYAAALEAFDARLGEVHKKLKPGDLVVLTADHGCDPTWRGTDHTRERVPVIAYGPGIRSRSIGLRRSYADIGESVARHLGIPAGSHGRSFL, from the coding sequence ATGGCGCGTGCTTTTCTTTTCGTTCTGGATTCTTTCGGCGTCGGCGGTGCGCCGGATGCGGCGGCCTATGGCGACGAGGGCGCCGATACGCTCGGCCATATCGCCGAGTTCTGCGCAGCCGGAGCCGCAGACCGCGCCGGATTGCGCAGCGGGCCGCTTTCCCTGCCCAACCTGTCGGAACTCGGGCTGATGCAGATCGCGCGATCGGCCTCGGGCCGGTTTCCGGCCGGCATGCCGGTTCCCGAGAAGGTCTACGGTATTTATGGCGCCGCCACCGAAATCTCCCGCGGCAAGGATACGCCGTCAGGCCATTGGGAGATCGCGGGAACACCTGTCAGTTTCGATTGGGGTTATTTCCCGACAGAGGGCGACGCCTTTCCGCCGGAGCTGCTGGAAGCGCTGTGTAAAGAGGCGGGCGTGCCCGGCATTCTCGGCAATTGCCATGCCTCGGGAACGGACATCATCGCTCGGCTCGGCGAGGAGCATATCCGCACCGGCAAGCCGATCTGCTACACCTCATCGGACTCGGTCTTCCAGGTCGCGGCGCACGAAGTGCATTTCGGCCTCGATCGCCTGCTCACTTTCTGCCGTTTGGCCCGAGGGATGCTCGATCGCTACAATATCGGCCGCGTCATCGCCCGGCCCTTCGTCGGTCAATCCGCCTCTACCTTCCAGCGCACCGGAAACCGGCGCGACTTCTCCGTGCTGCCGCCGGAGCCGACGCTGCTCGACCGGCTTATCGAAAACGGCCGGCAGGTGCACGCTGTCGGAAAGATCGGCGACATCTTCGCGCATCAGGGCATATCAAGGGTCATCAAGGCGAACGGCAACGAGGCGCTGATGGATGCGACGCTTTCCACCATCGACGAGGCTGCGGACGGCGATCTCGTCTTCACCAATTTCGTCGATTTCGACATGATTTACGGCCATCGCCGCGACGTGCCGGGATATGCCGCCGCACTCGAAGCCTTCGACGCACGCCTGGGCGAAGTCCACAAGAAACTGAAGCCGGGCGACCTCGTCGTGCTCACCGCCGACCACGGCTGCGACCCGACCTGGCGCGGCACGGACCATACGCGCGAGCGCGTGCCGGTCATCGCCTATGGCCCCGGCATCCGGTCGCGTTCCATCGGTCTGCGCCGCAGCTATGCCGATATCGGCGAAAGCGTCGCGCGCCATCTCGGCATTCCGGCCGGGTCGCATGGAAGGAGTTTTCTGTGA
- a CDS encoding TadE/TadG family type IV pilus assembly protein — MALHNPFSRLALSARRLIRDRKGAGAIEFAILFPVLVMLYIGAFEITIGLSVSKRVTRAAGSIADLVTQQQSVTKSALAQMPSVATAIFVPYNSTSLTLKITGITIDAGANAKVLWSWAQDGTAPYAKNTAVSNVPSDMKTANSFLVRTELSIPYTMFLFAPNFMPDGMRTITISRSYFYRQRQGDSIPCGDC, encoded by the coding sequence ATGGCGTTGCACAACCCGTTCTCCAGACTGGCGTTGTCGGCGCGGCGGCTGATCCGAGACCGCAAGGGCGCCGGCGCGATCGAATTCGCGATCCTCTTTCCCGTGCTCGTCATGCTCTATATCGGCGCTTTCGAGATCACGATCGGCCTCAGCGTCAGCAAGCGCGTAACACGCGCGGCAGGTTCGATCGCCGACCTCGTCACCCAGCAGCAATCCGTCACCAAGAGCGCGCTTGCGCAGATGCCCTCGGTCGCAACCGCGATCTTCGTGCCTTACAACTCGACGTCGCTGACGTTGAAGATCACCGGCATTACCATCGACGCCGGCGCCAATGCGAAGGTGCTGTGGTCCTGGGCGCAGGACGGCACGGCGCCCTATGCCAAGAACACCGCAGTGTCCAACGTGCCGTCCGATATGAAGACGGCGAACAGCTTCCTGGTTCGCACCGAGCTTAGCATCCCCTATACGATGTTCCTGTTTGCGCCGAACTTCATGCCGGATGGCATGCGCACGATCACCATCAGCCGCAGTTACTTCTACCGCCAGCGGCAAGGCGACTCGATCCCCTGCGGCGATTGCTGA
- a CDS encoding TadE/TadG family type IV pilus assembly protein: MTVIDQKTDKAHSLAPFRFLRFRALARSREGAAAIEFALLAIPYFLVIFAILETFVAFAAEELVSNAVDTMSRKMRTGQITYNLGRTTDMNQAQFRQAFCDEISILIRCSASEVATPSKLYLDVQTFGSFSAIPTTIPKLSTNRYADINTAAFKYAPGGAGTINMVRAYYRWEIITDLVRPYITTIRPSDGSMPSQYLIVATAAFQNEQYP, encoded by the coding sequence ATGACGGTAATTGATCAGAAGACGGATAAGGCGCACTCCCTCGCGCCGTTCCGTTTCTTACGGTTTCGCGCTCTCGCCCGGTCGCGCGAGGGTGCTGCGGCGATCGAATTCGCCTTGCTCGCCATTCCCTATTTCCTGGTGATTTTCGCAATTCTCGAAACCTTCGTCGCCTTTGCTGCCGAGGAACTCGTCTCCAACGCCGTCGATACGATGAGCCGCAAGATGCGAACCGGGCAAATTACCTATAATCTCGGCCGCACGACCGATATGAATCAGGCGCAGTTCCGCCAGGCTTTCTGTGACGAGATCTCGATCCTGATCCGCTGCTCTGCGAGCGAAGTCGCCACGCCGAGCAAGCTCTACCTGGATGTGCAGACGTTCGGCAGCTTTTCAGCCATTCCGACGACAATCCCCAAGCTTTCCACCAACAGATATGCCGACATCAACACGGCAGCGTTCAAATATGCGCCGGGCGGCGCCGGCACCATCAACATGGTCCGCGCCTATTATCGCTGGGAAATCATCACCGATCTGGTCCGCCCTTATATCACGACGATACGTCCCTCTGACGGTTCGATGCCCAGTCAATATCTGATTGTCGCGACCGCGGCCTTCCAGAACGAGCAGTATCCATGA
- a CDS encoding pilus assembly protein N-terminal domain-containing protein, which produces MSSSGKTIFFAGMIAVFGISGVSAAADDDMLRVYMDHARVLKLDRPVSKVIVGNAKVADATVADAKTIVLTGRSFGTTNLVLLDADGNAILDERILVSIDEGNTVRVYRQTERSVLSCTPNCEQHAQQATTGTTSP; this is translated from the coding sequence ATGTCATCGAGCGGCAAAACCATTTTCTTTGCCGGCATGATCGCCGTTTTCGGTATTTCGGGAGTTTCCGCGGCCGCAGACGATGACATGCTGCGCGTCTATATGGATCACGCGCGCGTATTGAAGCTCGACCGCCCGGTCAGCAAGGTCATCGTCGGCAATGCCAAGGTTGCCGATGCGACCGTCGCCGACGCCAAAACCATCGTGCTGACCGGACGCAGCTTCGGCACCACCAATCTGGTGCTGCTCGATGCCGACGGCAATGCGATCCTCGACGAGCGCATCCTGGTGTCGATCGACGAGGGCAACACGGTGCGCGTCTATCGGCAGACCGAACGCTCGGTGCTGTCCTGTACGCCGAACTGCGAGCAGCATGCACAGCAGGCGACCACCGGCACCACGTCGCCCTGA
- a CDS encoding Flp family type IVb pilin: MTKLFSRFLKDESGATAIEYGLIAALISVALITGATTLGGKISTTFTNLGTKMDNAVTATAAAPSN; the protein is encoded by the coding sequence ATGACCAAGCTTTTTAGCCGTTTTCTGAAGGACGAATCCGGCGCGACCGCAATCGAATACGGCCTGATCGCCGCTCTCATTTCCGTAGCGCTCATCACCGGCGCAACGACCCTCGGCGGCAAGATCAGCACCACGTTCACCAACTTGGGTACCAAGATGGATAACGCTGTAACCGCGACTGCCGCCGCTCCGTCCAACTAA
- a CDS encoding prepilin peptidase, whose product MIAAAVFVILPLCLAMAAFSDLFTMTIPNRVSLILIGSFLVLAPLSGLGLETIGMHLAGAAIVFCACFALFAFNVMGGGDAKLLTATALWFGLDQSLAFLMTDVAMIGGLITLLILLVRAQSDTILAIGLPVPNSVLLAKKIPYGIAIAIGGFMAFPSSPLFLAALESLK is encoded by the coding sequence ATGATCGCAGCTGCAGTCTTCGTGATACTGCCACTCTGCCTCGCCATGGCGGCCTTCTCGGATCTGTTCACCATGACGATCCCGAACCGTGTTTCGCTGATCCTGATCGGTTCCTTCCTCGTCCTCGCGCCGCTTTCCGGCCTGGGTCTGGAGACGATCGGCATGCATCTTGCTGGCGCTGCCATCGTCTTCTGCGCCTGCTTTGCTCTTTTTGCCTTCAACGTAATGGGCGGTGGCGACGCCAAGCTCTTGACGGCGACTGCGCTCTGGTTCGGCCTGGACCAGTCCCTTGCTTTCCTGATGACCGACGTTGCCATGATCGGCGGCCTGATCACCTTGCTGATCCTGCTGGTCAGAGCGCAATCGGACACCATCCTCGCCATCGGCCTGCCGGTGCCGAACTCGGTCCTGCTGGCCAAGAAGATTCCCTACGGCATCGCAATCGCGATCGGCGGCTTCATGGCCTTTCCTTCCTCGCCGCTGTTTCTCGCCGCGCTGGAAAGCCTGAAATAA
- the cpaB gene encoding Flp pilus assembly protein CpaB has protein sequence MKPARLIILAVAVTAAGLAGLLAMQMAGSGGVVTQVQSVIEKEPTVNVLVSTGNLAVGERLGDQSVHWMAWPQGGVVAGLITETDKPDAIKDLQGAVVRLPIFEGEPIRPEKIADSNSRILSSLLPAGKRAVATEISVATGAGGFILPNDRVDVIMVRKGTEANKLITETVLSNVRVLAIDQQIQEKDDGSKSVVGTTATLELTPDQTKVLAVAQQMADRLSLALRSVADAQEQDTSAADYLLSGDNGSAIIQVIKSGAIVTDAGAAPKAE, from the coding sequence ATGAAACCGGCCCGCCTTATAATCCTAGCTGTCGCCGTGACGGCAGCCGGCCTCGCCGGCCTGCTGGCGATGCAAATGGCAGGCAGTGGCGGTGTCGTCACCCAGGTTCAGTCGGTGATCGAGAAGGAACCGACCGTCAACGTCCTCGTCTCCACCGGCAATCTGGCGGTCGGCGAAAGACTGGGCGACCAGTCGGTTCATTGGATGGCCTGGCCGCAGGGCGGCGTCGTCGCGGGCCTCATCACCGAAACCGACAAGCCGGATGCGATCAAGGATCTGCAGGGCGCCGTCGTGCGTCTGCCGATCTTCGAAGGCGAACCGATCCGGCCGGAGAAGATCGCCGATTCCAACAGCCGCATCCTGTCCTCGCTGTTGCCGGCCGGCAAGCGCGCCGTCGCGACCGAGATATCGGTGGCAACAGGTGCCGGCGGTTTCATCCTGCCGAACGACCGCGTCGACGTCATCATGGTTCGCAAGGGCACTGAGGCAAACAAGCTTATCACCGAAACCGTGCTGAGCAATGTCCGCGTCCTCGCCATCGACCAGCAGATCCAGGAAAAGGACGACGGCTCGAAATCGGTGGTCGGCACGACCGCGACGCTCGAGCTCACGCCCGATCAAACGAAGGTTCTCGCCGTCGCCCAGCAGATGGCGGACCGGCTGTCCCTGGCGCTGCGCTCGGTCGCCGATGCGCAGGAGCAGGATACCAGTGCCGCCGACTATCTGCTGAGCGGTGACAACGGCAGTGCGATCATCCAGGTCATCAAATCGGGCGCCATCGTTACGGATGCCGGCGCAGCGCCGAAGGCGGAGTAA
- a CDS encoding type II and III secretion system protein family protein — translation MGNSTRRAGLLLTACLSLAVGVSGMAPASFAPLLGAGEARADSENLVRISQTGRDAHRRLKLGLNKAVVVDLPEDAHDILVSDPTMADAVTRTSRRIYLFGKKVGQTNIFVFGAGGQEIVNLDIEIERDVSGLEVNLRRFIPDSNINVEIVSDNIVLTGTVRTPQDATQAADLAQVFLKGGEATTRTETASGTGGDSSVALFAEGRQASQVVNLLQIEGEDQVTLKVTIAEVRREVLKQLGFDNLVSSSSGMTVAQLGTPSTDSAASTIGGGLAALFKSSIGKYDISTYLNALEQAKVVKTLAEPTLTAISGQAATFNSGGQQLFSTTDSNGNVTVVPFNFGINLAFKPVVLSSGRISLEIKTNVSEPVAGSNGATFQRRSAETSVELPSGGSIALAGLIRDTVSQTMGGTPGVSKIPLLGTLFRQKSFDRQETELVIIATPYLVRPVARNQLNRPDDNFSPENDGATFFLNRVNKVYGRREAPVADAQFHGSIGFIYK, via the coding sequence ATGGGCAATTCAACGCGGCGCGCCGGGCTTCTCCTGACAGCTTGCCTTTCGCTGGCAGTCGGCGTTTCCGGTATGGCGCCGGCCTCTTTCGCGCCGCTTCTCGGGGCAGGCGAGGCGCGTGCCGATTCCGAAAACCTGGTTCGCATCTCGCAGACCGGCCGCGATGCCCACCGTCGGCTGAAGCTCGGGCTGAACAAGGCTGTCGTCGTCGACCTGCCCGAGGATGCGCATGATATCCTCGTATCCGATCCGACCATGGCTGATGCCGTGACCCGCACCTCGCGGCGCATCTACCTGTTCGGCAAGAAGGTCGGACAGACGAATATCTTTGTCTTTGGCGCCGGTGGACAGGAGATCGTCAATCTCGACATCGAGATCGAGCGTGACGTTTCCGGCCTTGAAGTCAATCTCCGCCGCTTCATTCCCGACTCCAACATCAACGTCGAAATCGTCTCCGACAACATCGTTCTGACCGGCACTGTACGCACCCCGCAGGATGCCACGCAGGCGGCCGATCTGGCGCAGGTCTTCCTGAAGGGCGGCGAGGCGACGACCAGAACCGAGACCGCATCCGGAACCGGCGGCGATAGCTCGGTGGCGCTCTTTGCCGAAGGCCGCCAAGCCTCGCAGGTCGTCAACCTTCTGCAGATTGAGGGCGAGGACCAGGTCACCCTCAAGGTGACGATCGCCGAGGTTCGCCGCGAGGTGCTGAAGCAGCTCGGCTTCGACAATCTGGTTTCTAGTTCCTCCGGCATGACGGTCGCCCAGCTCGGCACTCCCAGCACTGATAGCGCTGCATCGACGATCGGCGGCGGCCTGGCGGCGCTCTTCAAGAGTTCGATCGGCAAATACGACATTTCGACCTACCTCAACGCGCTGGAACAGGCCAAGGTCGTCAAGACGCTGGCCGAGCCGACGCTGACGGCGATATCGGGCCAGGCCGCGACCTTCAATTCGGGCGGCCAGCAGCTTTTTTCCACGACCGACAGCAACGGCAACGTCACCGTCGTGCCGTTCAACTTCGGTATCAATCTCGCCTTCAAGCCGGTGGTGCTGTCATCGGGACGCATCAGCCTGGAGATCAAGACCAATGTCTCCGAACCGGTGGCCGGCAGCAACGGCGCCACTTTTCAGCGCCGGTCGGCAGAGACCTCGGTGGAACTGCCCTCGGGTGGCTCGATCGCACTGGCCGGCCTGATCCGCGACACCGTTTCCCAGACCATGGGCGGCACACCGGGCGTTTCGAAGATCCCGCTGCTCGGGACCCTCTTCCGCCAGAAAAGTTTCGATCGTCAGGAAACTGAGCTCGTCATCATCGCGACCCCCTATCTGGTGCGTCCGGTGGCGCGCAATCAGCTCAATCGGCCGGACGATAATTTCAGCCCCGAGAATGACGGCGCAACCTTCTTCCTCAATCGTGTCAACAAGGTCTATGGCCGGCGCGAGGCGCCCGTCGCCGATGCGCAGTTCCACGGCTCGATCGGGTTCATCTACAAATGA
- a CDS encoding CpaD family pilus assembly protein — MSGAGSAAMDENRDQAMAQMKSTTPRLGISKALMVAAGVSVMILSGCAGPHDQLTTGGIPDDYRARHPIIVTEAEQTVDIPVASTDRRLTIAQRDLIRGFAANYIARASGPVYVLSPQGSPNSAAAYQLRNQVRAELASRGIASSKIVNTSYAAVGPGDAAPIRLSFTGTTAITTQCGQWPKDISNDFTNQNYYNFGCASQNNLAAQIANPEDLVAPRGMTPIDAQRRNNAIQEYRTTTSTIEEVAGSDSSF, encoded by the coding sequence ATGAGCGGGGCAGGATCGGCAGCAATGGACGAGAACAGAGATCAGGCGATGGCCCAGATGAAATCGACGACACCCCGCCTCGGAATCTCGAAGGCGCTCATGGTCGCAGCCGGCGTTTCGGTGATGATCCTTTCCGGATGTGCCGGCCCGCACGACCAGCTGACAACAGGCGGTATTCCGGATGACTACCGCGCCCGCCACCCGATCATCGTGACGGAAGCGGAGCAGACGGTGGATATACCCGTCGCCTCCACCGATCGCCGCTTGACCATCGCTCAGCGTGACCTCATCCGCGGTTTTGCCGCAAATTACATCGCGCGCGCCTCGGGTCCGGTCTACGTGCTGTCGCCGCAAGGCTCGCCCAATTCGGCGGCAGCCTATCAGCTGCGCAATCAGGTCCGCGCCGAACTGGCGTCGAGAGGGATCGCCAGCTCGAAAATCGTCAACACCTCCTATGCCGCGGTCGGTCCCGGCGATGCGGCGCCGATCCGGCTGAGCTTTACCGGCACCACCGCGATCACCACGCAATGCGGTCAGTGGCCGAAGGACATCTCCAACGATTTCACCAACCAGAATTACTATAATTTCGGCTGCGCCTCGCAGAACAACCTTGCCGCTCAGATCGCCAATCCGGAGGATCTGGTGGCGCCCCGCGGCATGACCCCGATCGACGCACAGCGGCGCAACAATGCGATCCAGGAATACCGGACGACGACGTCGACGATCGAAGAGGTCGCCGGCAGCGACAGCAGCTTCTGA
- a CDS encoding CpaE family protein, which translates to MSAIEYEIKNPSELRHAEEAVRMADLENMRPLPRISVHAFCESEALQQVMERCANDRRLAKVSMRITSGGIAAAANMFSGAPTPNLIILETKSNAANLLGELAPLAAVCDPTTKVVIIGHYNDIGLYRELIRNGISEYMVQPVAMPDILASMASIFVDPEAEPLGRSIAFIGSKGGAGASTIAHNCAFGISNLFSTETILADLDLPYGTANIDFDQDPAMGIAEAVFAPDRLDEVFLDRLLTKCSEHLSLLAAPSLLDRAYDFDGQAFQPVLDVLQRSAPVTVLDVPHAWSEWTRSVLSSVDEVVITAVPDLANLRNAKNMLDALRKMRPNDKPPHLILNQVGMPKRPEISPSDFCEPLEIDPIAIIPFDINLFGNATNSGRMISEVDPKSPTAETFSQISHIVTGRVAIKKAKKGGLLGLLKRK; encoded by the coding sequence ATGAGCGCGATCGAATACGAAATCAAGAATCCCAGCGAGCTTCGCCACGCCGAAGAGGCGGTGCGCATGGCGGATCTGGAAAACATGCGGCCGCTGCCGCGCATCTCCGTCCACGCATTCTGCGAGAGCGAGGCCCTGCAGCAGGTCATGGAACGCTGCGCCAACGATCGGCGCCTGGCGAAGGTCAGCATGCGCATCACCAGCGGCGGTATCGCCGCTGCCGCCAATATGTTTTCCGGCGCCCCGACGCCGAACCTCATCATCCTCGAGACCAAGTCGAATGCCGCAAACCTCCTCGGCGAACTCGCGCCGCTCGCCGCGGTCTGCGATCCGACGACCAAGGTCGTGATCATCGGTCACTACAACGATATCGGGCTGTATCGCGAGCTCATTCGCAACGGCATTTCCGAATATATGGTCCAGCCCGTCGCCATGCCCGATATCCTGGCGTCGATGGCATCGATCTTCGTCGATCCGGAAGCCGAGCCGCTCGGCCGCAGCATCGCCTTCATCGGTTCGAAGGGCGGCGCCGGCGCTTCGACCATCGCCCATAATTGCGCCTTCGGTATTTCCAATCTCTTCTCCACCGAGACGATCCTGGCCGATCTCGACCTGCCCTATGGCACGGCGAATATCGACTTCGACCAGGATCCGGCCATGGGCATCGCCGAGGCGGTCTTCGCGCCCGATCGTCTCGACGAGGTCTTCCTCGACCGCCTGCTGACGAAATGCTCCGAGCATCTTTCCCTGCTTGCGGCCCCCTCGCTGCTAGACCGTGCCTATGATTTCGACGGCCAGGCTTTCCAGCCGGTGCTCGATGTCCTGCAGCGCAGCGCGCCCGTTACCGTGCTCGATGTTCCGCATGCATGGTCGGAATGGACGCGCTCGGTGCTGTCGAGCGTCGACGAAGTGGTCATCACCGCGGTTCCCGATCTCGCCAACCTGCGCAACGCCAAGAACATGCTGGACGCGTTGCGCAAGATGCGGCCGAACGACAAGCCGCCGCATCTCATCCTCAATCAGGTCGGCATGCCGAAACGTCCGGAGATTTCACCGTCGGATTTCTGCGAGCCGCTGGAGATCGATCCGATCGCGATCATTCCCTTCGACATCAATCTTTTCGGCAATGCCACCAATAGCGGCCGGATGATCTCGGAGGTCGACCCGAAGTCGCCGACGGCGGAAACCTTTTCGCAGATATCGCACATCGTCACCGGCCGTGTCGCGATCAAGAAGGCGAAGAAGGGCGGCCTGCTGGGCCTCCTGAAGCGCAAGTAG